Part of the Bacteriovorax sp. BAL6_X genome, AATATTGAGTTACTACGAGATCTCGACAATTTTATCACTATCGAAGACAAGGAGTATATTCCTGAGTTTAACTTCAATGTGAACGAGAACGACTTTAATTCTTTTAAAGAACTAATAAAGGGAGAAGGCCTTGATCCTGAAAAGGAGATGGTCTTTGTTCACCCTGGTGTCTCAAATAATAACCTTCCATGGCCAGCAAAGAATATTGCAACGTTTATTAAGCGCATAAACGGTATTTATCCTAATCGTTTTAATTTCATCATTTCTCATATCCCTTCAGATTTACGCTATGTAAATCCAGTAAGGGATGAGCTTAGAGATTATAGTGATCAGAATATCTACTACTTCAATGGTAAAAAACGAGGCATTGTTAACTTTCTAAATATTTTAAAACACGCTACACTTTTTATAGGTCCAAACTCTGGTGCCACACACATGGCCGCGGCCCTGGGAGTGTCTTTAATTGGGATATACTCGCCGATTAAAAGTCATTCTTCTTTAAGGTGGAAGCCAAAAGGGGAGACTGAAATTAAAACAGTTACACCGAATGTTGTTTGTGGAGAGTCTGATAAGTGTGCCGGAATTGATTGCCCTTATTATGACTGTATGGCCAAAATTGAAGAAGATAGGGTTATTGAAATAGCAAAATCAATTTTAAATATATAATGGAAATACTATGACAAAATTAATTTCATCTGAACGTTTTAATACAATTATTGCCAATCTCGCCAATATTAAACCGATTCTTGTTGTTGGAGATGTTGGAATTGATAAATACACATCCGGCGTTGTTAATCGTATCTCACCGGAGGCTCCTGTTCCTCTTGTTGAAGTTCAAAAAGAGTGGCATAAGCTTGGTCTTTCGGCCAACGTATCTGAGAATTTAAAAACACTTGGAGTTAATTCAACTTTATGTGGCGTCATGGGCGATGATGCAAACGCAAATGTCTTGGAAGACCTATTAGAAGAAGCAGGACTTTCAACTTGGGGAGTTGTTCGTTGTGATGAGCGACCTACTGTCTTCAAAGAAAGAATCGTTACAGACCATCAACAAATTTGTCGTATCGATTATGAATCAAAGAAGCCTATTAATGCTGACGTAGAAAAAAGACTGATTGCTCGCATTAATGAACTTAAAGAAAACCACGGAGCACTTATTTTAGAAGACTACTCAAAAGGTGTTCTAACAGAGTCTCTAATCTCGCGCCTAGTAAGTGAGTTTAAGGAGACGAAAAGTCTTGTGGCCGTAGACCCTAGTCGTACAACGCCTCCGCTTTTCTATAAAGGTGTTTCGCTGCTTAAGCCTAATCACCTTGAGGCAAAGCTCATGGCAAACCTCTTAGGTTATGCTCAAGAGCTTCAAGTTGAAGAGATTGCGGAAATTCTTGTTGATAAGCTAGAGCTTGAAAAAATCATTATCACACTTGGTGCACGAGGAATGGCGATGCTTGATACTTTAGGTGATGGCAAGCTTCATATGATCCCAACTGTTGCAAACGAAGTCTACGATGTTTCAGGAGCAGGAGATACAACAATCTCTCTTCTAGTTGCATGTTTAGAAGCTGGCGCAAGTCTTGAAGAGGCCGCGTGGATTGCAAACTGTGGCGCAGGTGTTGTTGTAGGTAAGGTTGGAACAGCAACTGTTAATATCGAAGAGCTAAGTAACTACTACAATGTTTTAAAAGAGAAAATGAAGTAGAGTGAGTGATTTAAAACCTGCAACTCAGGCACTCGTTTTCTTTAGTGTCCTCTATCAAGAGGATAGAATTGGCCCAAGTGAAATCATTAGTCTACTTGGGCCAAAGTACGCTCATCCTATCGTTTTTACCCATAGCTTTTTTCCAATGAAAGATTATTACAGCAAGGAAATGGGCAGTAATCTAAAACGATGCTTCTTCTTTTATCCTGATGCTGTTGAGCGAACTCAGCTAGTTGATATCAAAAAAAAATGTGATGTTTTAGAGAAAGCAAATCTTTTGGATCTTGGTAGAGCTTTTAATATTGACCCAGGCCTAATTTGCTTGGATCAAGTAATCCTCTCAAGTGGTAAGCCATACTCTCATCGTATCTATCTGGGTGATGGCGTTTTTGCTGAATTAACATACCAATTTCAAGGAAAGTCTTACGAGACTCTATCTTGGACATACCCTGATTATCAGCACCCTGAGATCATTTCAAAGTTCAATTGGATGCGCTCATTTTTATTGGTCTAATTAACTAATTACTGACCCTCCAAGTCTTGCTTTTTCGCACACCGCATGAAAAACTCCCAAGGTTATTATTGAATGTTTATAAATCGTCGAATAG contains:
- a CDS encoding glycosyltransferase family 9 protein; amino-acid sequence: MKYLISRTDAIGQNILTMPMAQAIKEMDPNATVAMITSPTSVILYKNHPYIDKVYVLDKKKSYPFKVKRALEVFNDFKPDIYLYAGGSQTPNFVAWLKKVPFRGGHLAKWQANFTLNRGVRQIRSEVEGHETFYNIELLRDLDNFITIEDKEYIPEFNFNVNENDFNSFKELIKGEGLDPEKEMVFVHPGVSNNNLPWPAKNIATFIKRINGIYPNRFNFIISHIPSDLRYVNPVRDELRDYSDQNIYYFNGKKRGIVNFLNILKHATLFIGPNSGATHMAAALGVSLIGIYSPIKSHSSLRWKPKGETEIKTVTPNVVCGESDKCAGIDCPYYDCMAKIEEDRVIEIAKSILNI
- a CDS encoding bifunctional heptose 7-phosphate kinase/heptose 1-phosphate adenyltransferase; its protein translation is MTKLISSERFNTIIANLANIKPILVVGDVGIDKYTSGVVNRISPEAPVPLVEVQKEWHKLGLSANVSENLKTLGVNSTLCGVMGDDANANVLEDLLEEAGLSTWGVVRCDERPTVFKERIVTDHQQICRIDYESKKPINADVEKRLIARINELKENHGALILEDYSKGVLTESLISRLVSEFKETKSLVAVDPSRTTPPLFYKGVSLLKPNHLEAKLMANLLGYAQELQVEEIAEILVDKLELEKIIITLGARGMAMLDTLGDGKLHMIPTVANEVYDVSGAGDTTISLLVACLEAGASLEEAAWIANCGAGVVVGKVGTATVNIEELSNYYNVLKEKMK
- a CDS encoding DUF4416 family protein, which translates into the protein MSDLKPATQALVFFSVLYQEDRIGPSEIISLLGPKYAHPIVFTHSFFPMKDYYSKEMGSNLKRCFFFYPDAVERTQLVDIKKKCDVLEKANLLDLGRAFNIDPGLICLDQVILSSGKPYSHRIYLGDGVFAELTYQFQGKSYETLSWTYPDYQHPEIISKFNWMRSFLLV